One Clupea harengus unplaced genomic scaffold, Ch_v2.0.2, whole genome shotgun sequence genomic window carries:
- the LOC122130875 gene encoding rho GTPase-activating protein gacF-like isoform X1, with protein MEAYSRMSTGEFISEISVSEEGKANIPTVFLHHKDFRGKAFQRESRLWDVREVEPRLTDGHQHDLDHKNKPDSNFLAQLSHSIERPKNTESLNETVQTKEGNKAFGPDETHPPPKFSSILQFHHALVEQDQAALGGKFSEDSPTAVQNTVSNTEVNEEESPQNGFGSELSHCAAKEGVTTSHLENERQTSFQSQTAFGSENTPRDLTEGIQRTFILKRHRETGDPCAQYTEKVIQIRVTEFIVSGPVKKLGHTNPNELRSEFSAKSKSDCRPISCKLLEEILLPSSQTSDSTVTILQHSQARSSPEMLTSSVVTALAPNWSARYKKQKQGVADVSLNATEQELQKKRQEVHPPSAFLRRDVPQQPFSGDPKPLIGDVFPEVSNKENALSMTSSRSSTDSRSGSNLFNLRNHGPAKRRLSKTFSTGMSGGKTDRKTDVVHPPTSPMDTVMRPVSPHSLDLRWSRSISQTGQFSCLNSTPTTGSMLLSLRKMNLSSKSAGTPSEVHPISPTNSQNEKVFRMSEPLSYATLQRNRAKSHLNPSQPLSNSIDKAKGASEIFHFSTSAENRQHESFRPCMSVYSNNNTEIIKSPKFNITYSTDSGPPLTSPRYSNLNVTKNDLLCTAPGSMLRRQHTIQRDSLLQGTPSRTSAVRRTVSNVSDLLNNNKVGTMLTSDSMGTTSPTYSSSIYSGIPKGYDRLTSSNLNTLTNHTDANILRSAQSVTNFNSYSRSNNNGTQQAKSVDIPRLSRWSNTPSTFISSQINSPVSPREEYALHQPANLTSPLASRNARNKTTLEQQSSLNASRPLSIRETNITDITLCSPDKNCTPVERAATSPLWQRNVEDLAPTRKQSQSPAEPPDPLSPSIPMRGIRAPTTFSSLRLGSPTSPTSPTPPSSMLLSQRRETRVSSPPQEKNEQLRKGSEVFLWAYLQPSLPI; from the exons ATGGAAGCTTACAGTAGGATGTCAACGGGTGAATTCATTAGTGAGATAAGCGTGTCGGAGGAAGGGAAAGCGAACATCCCAACTGTTTTCCTTCATCACAAGGACTTTCGCGGGAAAGCCTTTCAGAGAGAAAG CAGactatgggatgtgagggaagtGGAACCGAGGCTGACGGACGGACATCAGCATGATTTAGACCATAAAAATAAGCCTGACAGCAACTTCCTTGCACAGCTGTCACACAGCATTGAACGGCCAAAAAATACAG AATCGCTCAATGAGACTGTCCAAACCAAGGAGGGCAACAAAGCTTTTGGCCCGGATGAAACTCATCCTCCTCCAAAGTTTAGCTCAATCCTTCAATTTCACCACGCCTTAGTTGAACAAGACCAGGCAGCCCTAGGTGGAAAGTTCAG TGAGGATAGTCCTACTGCAGTACAAAACACAGTCAGCAACACAGAG GTAAATGAAGAAGAGTCTCCACAAAATGGTTTTGGCAGTGAACTATCACACTGCGCAGCTAAGGAAGGGGTGACAACATCACATTTGGAGAATGAGAGGCAGACATCATTTCAATCACAGACTGCATTTGGATCGGAAAACACTCCTCGGGATTTAACAGAGGGGATACAACGCACTTTCATCTTAAAGAGGCATAGAGAAACAGGAGATCCTTGTGCACAATATACAGAGAAAGTGATACAGATTAGGGTCACTGAATTTATAGTTTCAGGCCCTGTGAAAAAACTAGGACACACAAATCCAAATGAACTGAGAAGTGAATTCAGTGCAAAGTCCAAAAGTGATTGCCGACCAATTTCATGCAAGCTCTTGGAGGAAatcctccttccctcttcacaGACTTCTGATTCTACGGTGACTATTTTACAGCACAGCCAGGCTCGTTCCTCTCCAGAAATGCTTACATCCTCTGTAGTGACAGCACTTGCCCCTAACTGGAGTGCCCGAtacaaaaaacagaaacagggtGTTGCAGATGTAAGTTTAAATGCTACAGAACAggaactgcaaaaaaaaaggcaggaagTCCACCCACCTTCAGCTTTCCTTAGAAGGGATGTTCCCCAACAACCTTTCAGTGGAGACCCTAAACCACTGATAGGAGATGTATTTCCAGAAGTGAGCAATAAGGAGAACGCCCTGTCCATGACCAGCAGTAGAAGTTCTACTGATTCACGAAGCGGGAGCAATCTGTTCAACCTGAGGAACCACGGGCCGGCAAAGCGGCGTCTCTCAAAGACTTTTTCAACAGGGATGAGTGGAGGAAAGACAGATCGCAAAACAGACGTTGTCCATCCTCCAACTTCACCAATGGATACGGTGATGAGACCTGTGTCTCCCCATTCTCTGGACCTCCGCTGGTCAAGGAGTATTAGTCAGACAGGCCAGTTTTCCTGCCTGAACTCCACTCCAACTACTGGCAGCATGCTTCTTTCGCTCAGGAAGATGAACTTAAGTTCCAAAAGTGCAGGTACACCCTCGGAAGTGCACCCCATTTCTCCAACCAACTCGCAAAATGAAAAAGTGTTTAGGATGTCTGAACCACTGTCTTATGCGACATTACAGAGGAACAGGGCAAAGTCACATCTCAACCCATCTCAACCCCTCTCTAACTCAATAGACAAAGCGAAGGGGGCATCTGAGATCTTTCACTTTTCAACTTCCGCAGAGAACAGACAACATGAGAGTTTCAGaccatgtatgtctgtgtattctAACAATAACACTGAAATAATTAAGTCACCTAAATTCAACATAACTTACAGCACAGACAGTGGGCCGCCACTTACCTCGCCACGATATAGCAATCTGAATGTTACGAAAAACGATCTACTTTGCACCGCTCCTGGATCCATGCTCAGACGGCAACATACCATACAGAGGGATAGTCTACTGCAAGGTACACCCTCTCGCACTTCTGCAGTGAGGCGTACTGTGAGTAATGTGTCAGACCttctaaacaacaacaaagttgGAACAATGTTGACTAGTGACAGTATGGGCACAACATCACCCACATACTCCTCAAGTATTTACAGTGGAATCCCTAAGGGATATGACAGACTCACTTCAAGTAACCTGAACACACTAACCAACCACACAGATGCAAATATTTTAAGAAGTGCACAAAGCGTAACCAATTTCAACAGTTATTCCAGATCAAACAATAATGGAACACAACAAGCCAAGTCAGTTGACATACCTAGGTTGTCCAGGTGGTCAAACACTCCATCCACATTTATAAGCTCCCAAATCAACTCCCCAGTATCCCCCAGGGAAGAGTATGCTTTACATCAGCCAGCCAACCTTACTTCACCTTTGGCATCAAGAAATGCCAGAAATAAAACTACACTGGAACAACAGAGCTCTCTAAATGCCTCAAGGCCCCTGTCTATCAGAGAGACAAACATCACAGATATTACACTCTGTTCTCCTGATAAAAATTGCACTCCAGTTGAGAGGGCTGCCACATCCCCTTTGTGGCAAAGGAATGTGGAGGATCTTGCCCCAACTAGGAAACAATCTCAGAGTCCAGCTGAGCCACCAGATCCTCTATCCCCGTCCATACCCATGCGAGGTATACGTGCTCCAACCACATTCTCATCCCTCAGGCTAGGCAGTCCAACTTCACCCACTTCACCGACACCACCTTCTTCTATGCTTCTGTCACAAAGAAGAGAGACTCGTGTCTCTTCACCACCACAAGAAAAGAACGAACAGCTGAGGAAGGGGTCTGAAGTATTCTTATGGGCATACCTCCAGCCCAGTCTCCCGATTTAA
- the LOC122130875 gene encoding rho GTPase-activating protein gacF-like isoform X2, producing the protein MEAYSRMSTGEFISEISVSEEGKANIPTVFLHHKDFRGKAFQRERLWDVREVEPRLTDGHQHDLDHKNKPDSNFLAQLSHSIERPKNTESLNETVQTKEGNKAFGPDETHPPPKFSSILQFHHALVEQDQAALGGKFSEDSPTAVQNTVSNTEVNEEESPQNGFGSELSHCAAKEGVTTSHLENERQTSFQSQTAFGSENTPRDLTEGIQRTFILKRHRETGDPCAQYTEKVIQIRVTEFIVSGPVKKLGHTNPNELRSEFSAKSKSDCRPISCKLLEEILLPSSQTSDSTVTILQHSQARSSPEMLTSSVVTALAPNWSARYKKQKQGVADVSLNATEQELQKKRQEVHPPSAFLRRDVPQQPFSGDPKPLIGDVFPEVSNKENALSMTSSRSSTDSRSGSNLFNLRNHGPAKRRLSKTFSTGMSGGKTDRKTDVVHPPTSPMDTVMRPVSPHSLDLRWSRSISQTGQFSCLNSTPTTGSMLLSLRKMNLSSKSAGTPSEVHPISPTNSQNEKVFRMSEPLSYATLQRNRAKSHLNPSQPLSNSIDKAKGASEIFHFSTSAENRQHESFRPCMSVYSNNNTEIIKSPKFNITYSTDSGPPLTSPRYSNLNVTKNDLLCTAPGSMLRRQHTIQRDSLLQGTPSRTSAVRRTVSNVSDLLNNNKVGTMLTSDSMGTTSPTYSSSIYSGIPKGYDRLTSSNLNTLTNHTDANILRSAQSVTNFNSYSRSNNNGTQQAKSVDIPRLSRWSNTPSTFISSQINSPVSPREEYALHQPANLTSPLASRNARNKTTLEQQSSLNASRPLSIRETNITDITLCSPDKNCTPVERAATSPLWQRNVEDLAPTRKQSQSPAEPPDPLSPSIPMRGIRAPTTFSSLRLGSPTSPTSPTPPSSMLLSQRRETRVSSPPQEKNEQLRKGSEVFLWAYLQPSLPI; encoded by the exons ATGGAAGCTTACAGTAGGATGTCAACGGGTGAATTCATTAGTGAGATAAGCGTGTCGGAGGAAGGGAAAGCGAACATCCCAACTGTTTTCCTTCATCACAAGGACTTTCGCGGGAAAGCCTTTCAGAGAGAAAG actatgggatgtgagggaagtGGAACCGAGGCTGACGGACGGACATCAGCATGATTTAGACCATAAAAATAAGCCTGACAGCAACTTCCTTGCACAGCTGTCACACAGCATTGAACGGCCAAAAAATACAG AATCGCTCAATGAGACTGTCCAAACCAAGGAGGGCAACAAAGCTTTTGGCCCGGATGAAACTCATCCTCCTCCAAAGTTTAGCTCAATCCTTCAATTTCACCACGCCTTAGTTGAACAAGACCAGGCAGCCCTAGGTGGAAAGTTCAG TGAGGATAGTCCTACTGCAGTACAAAACACAGTCAGCAACACAGAG GTAAATGAAGAAGAGTCTCCACAAAATGGTTTTGGCAGTGAACTATCACACTGCGCAGCTAAGGAAGGGGTGACAACATCACATTTGGAGAATGAGAGGCAGACATCATTTCAATCACAGACTGCATTTGGATCGGAAAACACTCCTCGGGATTTAACAGAGGGGATACAACGCACTTTCATCTTAAAGAGGCATAGAGAAACAGGAGATCCTTGTGCACAATATACAGAGAAAGTGATACAGATTAGGGTCACTGAATTTATAGTTTCAGGCCCTGTGAAAAAACTAGGACACACAAATCCAAATGAACTGAGAAGTGAATTCAGTGCAAAGTCCAAAAGTGATTGCCGACCAATTTCATGCAAGCTCTTGGAGGAAatcctccttccctcttcacaGACTTCTGATTCTACGGTGACTATTTTACAGCACAGCCAGGCTCGTTCCTCTCCAGAAATGCTTACATCCTCTGTAGTGACAGCACTTGCCCCTAACTGGAGTGCCCGAtacaaaaaacagaaacagggtGTTGCAGATGTAAGTTTAAATGCTACAGAACAggaactgcaaaaaaaaaggcaggaagTCCACCCACCTTCAGCTTTCCTTAGAAGGGATGTTCCCCAACAACCTTTCAGTGGAGACCCTAAACCACTGATAGGAGATGTATTTCCAGAAGTGAGCAATAAGGAGAACGCCCTGTCCATGACCAGCAGTAGAAGTTCTACTGATTCACGAAGCGGGAGCAATCTGTTCAACCTGAGGAACCACGGGCCGGCAAAGCGGCGTCTCTCAAAGACTTTTTCAACAGGGATGAGTGGAGGAAAGACAGATCGCAAAACAGACGTTGTCCATCCTCCAACTTCACCAATGGATACGGTGATGAGACCTGTGTCTCCCCATTCTCTGGACCTCCGCTGGTCAAGGAGTATTAGTCAGACAGGCCAGTTTTCCTGCCTGAACTCCACTCCAACTACTGGCAGCATGCTTCTTTCGCTCAGGAAGATGAACTTAAGTTCCAAAAGTGCAGGTACACCCTCGGAAGTGCACCCCATTTCTCCAACCAACTCGCAAAATGAAAAAGTGTTTAGGATGTCTGAACCACTGTCTTATGCGACATTACAGAGGAACAGGGCAAAGTCACATCTCAACCCATCTCAACCCCTCTCTAACTCAATAGACAAAGCGAAGGGGGCATCTGAGATCTTTCACTTTTCAACTTCCGCAGAGAACAGACAACATGAGAGTTTCAGaccatgtatgtctgtgtattctAACAATAACACTGAAATAATTAAGTCACCTAAATTCAACATAACTTACAGCACAGACAGTGGGCCGCCACTTACCTCGCCACGATATAGCAATCTGAATGTTACGAAAAACGATCTACTTTGCACCGCTCCTGGATCCATGCTCAGACGGCAACATACCATACAGAGGGATAGTCTACTGCAAGGTACACCCTCTCGCACTTCTGCAGTGAGGCGTACTGTGAGTAATGTGTCAGACCttctaaacaacaacaaagttgGAACAATGTTGACTAGTGACAGTATGGGCACAACATCACCCACATACTCCTCAAGTATTTACAGTGGAATCCCTAAGGGATATGACAGACTCACTTCAAGTAACCTGAACACACTAACCAACCACACAGATGCAAATATTTTAAGAAGTGCACAAAGCGTAACCAATTTCAACAGTTATTCCAGATCAAACAATAATGGAACACAACAAGCCAAGTCAGTTGACATACCTAGGTTGTCCAGGTGGTCAAACACTCCATCCACATTTATAAGCTCCCAAATCAACTCCCCAGTATCCCCCAGGGAAGAGTATGCTTTACATCAGCCAGCCAACCTTACTTCACCTTTGGCATCAAGAAATGCCAGAAATAAAACTACACTGGAACAACAGAGCTCTCTAAATGCCTCAAGGCCCCTGTCTATCAGAGAGACAAACATCACAGATATTACACTCTGTTCTCCTGATAAAAATTGCACTCCAGTTGAGAGGGCTGCCACATCCCCTTTGTGGCAAAGGAATGTGGAGGATCTTGCCCCAACTAGGAAACAATCTCAGAGTCCAGCTGAGCCACCAGATCCTCTATCCCCGTCCATACCCATGCGAGGTATACGTGCTCCAACCACATTCTCATCCCTCAGGCTAGGCAGTCCAACTTCACCCACTTCACCGACACCACCTTCTTCTATGCTTCTGTCACAAAGAAGAGAGACTCGTGTCTCTTCACCACCACAAGAAAAGAACGAACAGCTGAGGAAGGGGTCTGAAGTATTCTTATGGGCATACCTCCAGCCCAGTCTCCCGATTTAA